A genomic region of Micromonospora sp. NBC_01796 contains the following coding sequences:
- a CDS encoding DUF948 domain-containing protein, with product MNPGQIAALVAAGAFLMLVLVLAVPILRLRHTVDAATRAINDLNDRTAPLLGNANATIENVNVALTQVHTSLDGVNIQLAKIDTMTGHAQNVTANVANLATVVSAAAANPLVKVAAFGYGVRKAAAARRHADEDREVRATIKQQRRAAKRGENR from the coding sequence GTGAACCCTGGACAGATCGCCGCGCTCGTCGCGGCGGGGGCGTTCCTGATGCTGGTGCTCGTACTGGCCGTGCCCATTCTGCGGCTGCGGCACACGGTCGACGCCGCTACCCGGGCGATCAACGACCTGAACGACCGTACGGCGCCACTTCTGGGTAACGCGAACGCCACCATCGAGAACGTGAACGTCGCGCTCACACAGGTGCACACCTCGTTGGACGGGGTGAACATCCAGCTCGCCAAGATCGACACGATGACCGGTCACGCGCAGAACGTCACCGCCAACGTCGCCAACCTCGCCACCGTGGTCTCCGCCGCGGCGGCGAACCCCCTGGTGAAGGTGGCCGCCTTCGGCTACGGCGTACGCAAGGCGGCAGCCGCCCGCCGGCACGCCGACGAAGACCGCGAGGTACGGGCGACGATCAAGCAGCAGCGCCGGGCGGCCAAGCGCGGCGAGAACCGCTGA